The following proteins are co-located in the Plasmodium brasilianum strain Bolivian I chromosome 11, whole genome shotgun sequence genome:
- a CDS encoding hypothetical protein (conserved Plasmodium protein), translating to MHTLFVSIVYSRAWILNNCLVFSGKCSNLEKIYRSTIYLLFPLFQQLFVHTFYFYIEEKKTYLSNLIYENLEQRKEDEEEKRSSYKSFNDGKKNMNSLLISTVNKIKKYIYLKALHLFFFIVEYTNIYGNINLKSNINTREVLNNNSFGVKKKSDTSSEVSNTNSSIDLYDFVNIKQEKKIKLILIDKKWKSVLNISHIDDADVQFLYLQDSVLIQHLQFSCIFQGDYSKTSFNSNEQNKDDALTGCTKWKGGNCKGEKEMVKEAVKVGNEAVKDIWNEAVKDVGDEAIKDVGNEAIKDVGNEAIKDVGNEAIKDVGNEAIKDVGNEAIKDVLVAGSGEEKTIPLSEKKGHQGEEIKKYFPQNELKEKRKWTYILDGSEVEEDKGKSQLKREKENQNYYTSKRSRMGENKMKEEFKAYLSKWKYKNVKGIIVIIPEIFYNYVNINDMKRNVPLYYFLTKDVKVDAFTVIAKLLGYICIHIHINLNFGLSIPFIFKTENTNILNIPNEFNGISKNNSKDNNYDDNTSVQRDNNVDGPVKSQAKQSSRWKQNSAINNNCTCKDKKNSNEDYTTVKKCMPDVKHDENEAEGKKEEKKEEEKKKEKQKRHTSTSHNDIEKRTNRYVTHHPCNDYELMENSDRKDKHDEHVNQVDQVKHVKHDEVRLKSKECEGARTSTTSEQVHAPLFSCPFSFFNDNINDLNIAMSHFKTLFKNYNFIFLSFNDGTNIMLNYFLEIIQKKKKNKGAGDKHQTHFNINNVNPYKCNLSSYKKINLNDKKMDLFGMEKGKDKNNRRLTRVNRSDDENDGTNKIHNRSNIMNIFFKDRRKEEKHHVKEEKVKEVREVKTEKTSHKKFFKGIKKWNIDKIISDIKGSDRRRNLQYVQYINEEPNQKMEKRNTENSNGSYDDENILEQVVKEQMSCEGREKKEEKKEEQQQDEQEQEHYSQDGEFCEGGKLDKDEGSVDRMNNDISNKSKEKKKQKKEEQLQQSGKNSNEPEFFTQWKKKMKKNKGKKKLKGKIKNIKEKWKKKKKIETLLNFPKLKMINKSKEHILEKNDELEKSENNQGKENESKLLVPTIQTLSNDKGLNADMRMCNSKYDDTHSNSSGSIRNDSCGGIQCNSNDYAPNRYNNDYAPNRYNNDYAPNRYNNDYAPNRYNNGDSQNRYNNGDSPNRYNGACPNSNTSSSNNENGSFVNLSRFLEEKPQKKEEEWAYTDNAKKNGVEENKKKSSEPFFEKNLKNKIIKLNVLEKFRNKEIKTNETPYEDVSGISQKFRYKFFKIKNKLKQNFNTLENKKIVQENKKNVERDRININSFIKNKNVTVGTEEDSNNSNMWAYDEYGKRQSKEICILINFSYNNMFDIFNYPDAFVEKKKKKFSIFHKILYTIKIFFNSFSVLVKQKYFFSSTNKFTKFLKMSYFYNFDHKTLEKNNFMEIMRYNFLVHKYRNRNSNDCSNLRREHYSGSFNNSMMSEQFFLSDNDFCNDNEEQHVKGNHVNDIKVRSGVNCTNNCSRIPPKSYNKTICNYNCSNSSKYSDVHNRSFFTSGRIANCSGNRFNTEHVCDRDKANSTTCNSARYMDDKNCNGFHISNIPIPRVIIESRDIFNTFSRSHEDATVNVDRTYINDDIVFCYDNTNQNGPGNKLIKVCVNERQERNSSNIVGSKSSKTNSIKEFSKNFPRNVNGEDASSHSKHVGGVNGEEGQNSHSKERNKVSNRSSSSSSSSSSSSGSSSGSSSGSSSGSSSGSSSGNSSGNSSGNSSGNSSGNSSGNSSGNLMGNADELKLGRLPLDRCNNSESILEDALQETACKGKDKHTSKDTSKDTSGDKSRNKSRNKSRNKSRDKSRDKSRNKSRDKSRDKSRSKGRDKSRNKGRDKGRDKGKDKGKDKGRDKGKDKGKDKGKDKGRDKGKDKRRDKSNNKYKYITAAKEEEEKKRKKKNYASSISYKDYTAKGIMRAYYNMKTLYEKWKFYFEERNIHMNKQDYFLVNLSFIYNVYNYIILIYMCTYFNIESYYNFCDSKKFYELVYKMNTYNNKKKGLILRKNNIYLSSNISVIPNFFYYNDYKLLKVFFYILQNSSNQFISKNIEHFNFPIILIFCSDSKNFHFNYFDITKISKNNNIIYLLYKRGNEGLFLSGMKPYIWIYKILFDFVETLFLSSLDI from the exons ATGCATACCCTATTCGTCAGTATTGTTTATAGTCGTGCATGGATTCTTAATAATTGCTTAGTGTTTAGTGGTAA ATGTAGCAACCTGGAAAAAATTTACAGAAGCACCATTTATCTCTTATTTCCCCTTTTTCAACAGCTATTTGTGcacacattttatttttacatagaagaaaaaaagacatacttgagtaatttaatatatgaaaatttagaACAAAGGaaagaagatgaagaagaaaaaaggagTAGTTACAAAAGTTTTAatgatggaaaaaaaaatatgaatagtTTGCTTATTAGTACAGTAaacaagataaaaaaatatatatacttgaaagcattacatttatttttttttattgtagaatatacaaatatttatggAAATATTAATTTGAAGAGTAATATAAACACAAGAGAAGTATTGAATAACAACAGTTTTGGTGTT aaaaaaaaaagtgatacTAGTAGTGAAGTAAGCAATACTAATAGCAGCATTGACCTGTAcgattttgtaaatataaaacaagaaaaaaaaattaagttaattCTCATcgataaaaaatggaagagtgttttaaatatatcacaCATTGACGATGCTGATGtccaatttttatatttacaagaTTCTGTTTTAATACAACATCTCCAATTTTCATGCATATTCCAAGGTGATTATTCAAAAACATCTTTTAACTCGAATGAACAGAATAAGGACGATGCACTAACGGGATGCACTAAATGGAAAGGCGGAAATTGTAAAGGGGAAAAAGAGATGGTAAAAGAAGCAGTAAAAGTTGGGAATGAAGCGGTAAAAGACATATGGAACGAAGCTGTAAAAGACGTAGGGGATGAAGCGATAAAAGACGTAGGGAACGAAGCGATAAAAGACGTAGGGAACGAAGCGATAAAAGACGTAGGGAACGAAGCGATAAAAGACGTAGGGAACGAAGCGATAAAAGACGTAGGGAACGAAGCGATAAAAGACGTATTAGTAGCAGGAAGTGGGGAAGAAAAAACTATCCCCTTGTCAGAAAAGAAGGGTCATCAGGGggaggaaataaaaaaatatttcccaCAAAATGAGCTAaaggaaaagagaaaatggACATATATTTTGGATGGGTCGGAGGTAGAAGAAGACAAAGGGAAGAGTCAGTTGAAGAGGGAGAAGGAAAATCAAAACTACTACACAAGTAAGAGGTCTAGAATgggggaaaataaaatgaaagagGAATTTAAAGCATACCTAAGTAAAtggaaatacaaaaatgtaaaaggtataatagttataatacctgaaatattttacaattacGTAAATATAAACGATATGAAAAGGAATGTTccgttatattattttttaacgaAAGATGTAAAGGTAGATGCCTTTACAGTCATAGCCAAGTTGTTAGGGTATATTTGCATTCacatacatattaatttaaattttggtTTATccattccttttatttttaagacgGAGAATacgaatattttaaatattccaaATGAGTTTAACGGGATAAGTAAGAATAATAGTaaagataataattatgatgaTAATACTAGTGTGCAAAGGGACAACAATGTCGATGGGCCTGTGAAAAGTCAGGCAAAACAAAGTAGTCGATGGAAACAGAACAGTGCAATAAATAACAACTGTACGTGCAAGGATAAAAAGAATAGCAATGAGGACTACACAACGGTGAAGAAGTGTATGCCTGATGTTAAACATGACGAAAATGAAGCGGAGGGAAAGAAGGAGGAGAAGAAGGAGGAGGAGAAgaagaaggaaaaacaaaaaagacaTACCAGTACGAGTCATAACGACATTGAGAAGAGAACTAATCGTTATGTTACGCATCATCCTTGCAATGATTACGAATTAATGGAAAATAGTGATAGGAAAGATAAGCACGATGAGCATGTTAATCAGGTTGATCAAGTTAAGCACGTTAAGCATGATGAGGTAAGGCTAAAATCAAAGGAGTGTGAGGGTGCACGTACGTCTACAACTTCTGAACAAGTTCATGCACCCCTGTTTTCTTGCcctttctccttttttaatgataacATTAACGACCTAAATATAGCCATGTCTCATTTCAAaacactttttaaaaattataattttattttcttaagtTTTAATGATGGAACAAATATcatgttaaattattttttagaaataattcaaaaaaagaaaaagaataaaggTGCAGGGGATAAACATCAAACGCActttaatataaacaatGTTAATCCgtataaatgtaatttatccagttataaaaagataaatctaaatgacaaaaaaatgGATTTATTCGGCATGGAGAAGGGAAAAGACAAGAATAACAGAAGACTGACTAGGGTAAATAGGAGCGACGACGAAAATGATGGcacaaataaaatacataacaGGAGTAACattatgaacatttttttcaaagacAGGAGAAAGGAAGAAAAGCATCATGTGAAAGAAGAGAAAGTGAAGGAAGTGAGAGAAGTAAAGACAGAGAAAACTAGTCATAAAAAGTTCTTTAAAGGAATAAAGAAGTGGAATATAGACAAAATTATTAGTGATATAAAGGGAAGCGACAGAAGGAGGAACTTGCAGTATGTTCAGTATATTAATGAAGAACCGAATCAGAagatggaaaaaagaaacacaGAGAATTCTAATGGTAGCTatgatgatgaaaatattttggaGCAAGTCGTGAAGGAGCAGATGAGCTGTGAGGggagggaaaaaaaggaggagAAGAAGGAGGAGCAGCAGCAGGATGAGCAGGAGCAGGAACACTACTCACAGGACGGTGAATTTTGTGAAGGGGGAAAACTAGATAAGGATGAAGGATCAGTGGATAGGatgaataatgatataaGTAACAAGagtaaggaaaaaaagaaacaaaagaaGGAGGAGCAACTGCAGCAGTCAGGGAAAAATTCGAACGAGCCAGAGTTTTTCACGcagtggaaaaaaaaaatgaagaagaataAAGGAAAGAAGAAGCTGaaggggaaaataaaaaatattaaagaaaaatggaaaaaaaaaaaaaaaatcgaaactcttttaaattttccaaaattaaaaatgataaataaaagtaaagaacatattttagaaaaaaatgatgagttagaaaaaagtgaaaataatCAAGGGAAAGAAAACGAGTCCAAGTTGTTAGTTCCCACCATTCAAACACTCTCAAATGACAAGGGGTTAAATGCTGATATGCGTATGTGTAATTCGAAATATGATGACACGCATAGTAATAGTAGTGGTAGCATTAGAAACGATAGCTGTGGGGGAATACAATGTAACAGCAATGACTATGCTCCAAATCGTTATAATAATGACTATGCTCCAAATCGTTATAATAATGACTATGCTCCAAATCGTTATAATAATGACTATGCTCCAAATCGTTATAATAATGGCGATTCCCAAAATCGTTATAATAATGGCGATTCCCCAAATCGTTATAATGGTGCCTGCCCAAATAGCAACACCAGCAGCAGTAACAACGAGAACGGGAGTTTCGTCAACTTGAGTCGATTCCTCGAAGAAAAGCcccaaaaaaaggaagaggaGTGGGCTTATACGGACAACGCTAAAAAGAATGGtgtagaagaaaataaaaagaaatcgAGTGAAcccttttttgaaaaaaatttaaaaaataaaatcataaaattaaacgttttagaaaaatttagaaataaagaaataaaaacaaatgagACACCATATGAAGATGTGTCAGGTATATCACAGAAATTTcgttacaaattttttaaaataaaaaataaattgaagcaaaattttaataccttagaaaataagaaaattgtacaagagaataaaaaaaatgtagaaagagatagaataaatataaattcatttataaaaaataaaaatgtaacagTTGGAACTGAAGAAGATAGTAACAACTCGAACATGTGGGCATATGATGAATATGGAAAAAGACAATCGaaagaaatatgtatattaattaatttttcatataataatatgtttgatatatttaattatccTGATGCttttgtagaaaaaaaaaaaaaaaaattttcgatttttcataaaattttatatactattaaaattttttttaattcctttTCGGTTTTAGTAAAgcagaaatattttttttcttcaactaataaatttacaaaatttttgaagatgtcctatttttataatttcgaCCATAAAACAttagagaaaaataattttatggaAATTATGAGATACAATTTTTTAGTACACAAATATAGGAACAGAAATAGTAATGATTGTAGTAACTTAAGAAGAGAACATTATTCAGGCAGTTTTAATAATTCAATGATGAGTGAACAGTTCTTTTTGAGTGATAATGATTTTTGTAATGACAATGAAGAACAACATGTAAAAGGAAATCATGTAAACGATATCAAGGTGAGAAGCGGTGTTAACTGTACGAATAATTGTAGTAGGATACCTCCTAAGAGTTATAACAAAACTATTTGTAATTATAATTGCAGTAACTCTAGTAAGTACAGTGATGTGCACAACAGGAGTTTCTTCACTTCGGGTAGAATTGCCAACTGCAGCGGAAATAGGTTCAATACTGAACATGTGTGTGATAGGGACAAAGCTAACAGTACAACGTGTAATAGTGCCCGTTATATGGATGATAAAAACTGTAATGGCTTCCATATAAGCAATATACCCATTCCTCGTGTAATTATCGAAAGTAGGGATATATTCAATACGTTTAGTAGAAGCCATGAAGATGCTACTGTGAACGTGGACAgaacatacataaatgatGATATTGTCTTTTGTTATGATAACACCAATCAGAATGGTCCAGGAAATAAGTTAATAAAAGTATGTGTTAATGAAAGGCAGGAGAGAAATTCCAGTAATATTGTGGGAAGCAAATCTTCTAAAACAAATAGCATAAAAGAATTTTCGAAAAATTTCCCCCGTAACGTTAATGGGGAAGATGCATCTTCACATAGTAAGCACGTCGGTGGGGTAAATGGGGAAGAGGGGCAAAATAGCCATTCAAAAGAGAGGAATAAGGTGTCTAAtcgtagtagtagtagtagtagcagcagtagtagtagcagtggTAGTAGCAGTGGTAGTAGCAGTGGTAGTAGCAGTGGTAGTAGCAGTGGTAGTAGCAGTGGTAATAGCAGTGGTAATAGCAGTGGTAATAGCAGTGGTAATAGCAGTGGTAATAGCAGTGGTAATAGCAGTGGTAATCTGATGGGAAATGCTGATGAGCTGAAGCTAGGTCGTTTACCACTCGATCGATGTAATAACTCAGAAAGTATCTTGGAAGATGCCCTACAGGAAACAGCATGCAAAGGTAAAGATAAACATACAAGTAAAGATACAAGTAAAGATACAAGTGGAGATAAAAGTAGAAATAAAAGTAGAAATAAAAGTAGAAATAAAAGTAGAGATAAAAGTAGAGATAAAAGTAGAAATAAAAGTAGAGATAAAAGTAGAGATAAAAGTAGAAGTAAAGGTAGAGATAAAAGTAGAAATAAAGGTAGAGATAAAGGTAGAGATAAAGGTAAAGATAAAGGTAAAGATAAAGGTAGAGATAAAGGTAAAGATAAAGGTAAAGATAAAGGTAAAGATAAAGGTAGAGATAAAGGTAAAGATAAACGCAGAGataaaagtaataacaaatataaatatataaccgccgcaaaagaagaagaagaaaaaaaaagaaaaaaaaaaaattatgcaagCAGTATTTCATATAAGGACTATACTGCTAAGGGTATTATGAGGGCCTATTATAACATGAAAacattatatgaaaaatggaaattttattttgaagaaagaaacatacatatgaacaaacaagattattttttggtcaatttatcatttatatataatgtttataattatataatactaatatatatgtgtacatatttcaatatagagagctattataatttttgtgaCAGCAAGAAATTTTATGAACttgtttataaaatgaatacgtataataataaaaagaaaggcttaatattacgaaaaaataatatatatttatcttcaAACATATCAGTCattccaaattttttttattataatgattataaattgttaaaagtttttttctatatattacaaaattccTCCAATCAGTTCATTTCCAAAAATATAGAGCATTTCAATTTTcccattattttaattttctgtTCAGACTCGAAGAATTTTCATTTCAATTATTTTGATATTAccaaaatttcaaaaaataacaatattatttatttactataCAAAAGAGGAAA